Proteins co-encoded in one Kutzneria chonburiensis genomic window:
- a CDS encoding MFS transporter has protein sequence MSRWLALVVLSLAQLMDILDSTIVTIALPTAQRDLGFPADNRQWILTGYALAFGSLLLLGGRLSDFFGRKRMFLVGVGGFAVASAFGGAAGDFATLLAARIGQGVFAALLAPAALSLLSVTFAEDAEERGRAFGIFGAISGAGGAIGLLLGGVLTQGLSWRWCLYVNLFIAAVAFVGGIVVLRDGDRPARVRPDIAGTVTVVLGLIGIVYGLGTAELHGWSDLRTIGPVVAGSALIGAFVAIERRAAHLLLPLRVIMDRTRGAAYLSLGICGTGMFAVFLFLTYHLTTALGFTPVQTGLAFLPMIASVMAGAVFSGAVLLPRTGPRPLVPIGCVLAAIGMVMLTGSGYATGILPALLVTGVGFGLIFGPVQNAATSGVGPHDAGVAAALVTTAQQIGGSIGLAVFSSLAGDHVVFGITAVVFLVSAVVAATVFRPGPLPVNDMA, from the coding sequence ATGAGCCGCTGGCTCGCTCTCGTCGTCCTCAGCCTGGCCCAGCTGATGGACATCCTCGACTCGACGATCGTCACCATCGCGCTGCCGACGGCCCAACGTGACCTGGGCTTCCCGGCCGACAACCGGCAGTGGATCCTGACCGGCTACGCGCTGGCGTTCGGCAGCCTGCTGCTGCTCGGCGGCCGGCTGTCGGACTTCTTCGGCCGCAAGCGGATGTTCCTGGTCGGCGTGGGCGGATTCGCGGTGGCGTCGGCCTTCGGCGGCGCGGCCGGCGACTTCGCCACGCTGCTGGCCGCCCGTATCGGCCAGGGCGTGTTCGCGGCACTGCTGGCCCCGGCGGCGTTGTCGCTGCTGTCGGTCACGTTCGCCGAAGACGCCGAGGAACGCGGCCGCGCGTTCGGGATCTTCGGCGCGATCTCCGGCGCCGGCGGGGCCATCGGCCTGCTGCTGGGCGGCGTCCTGACGCAGGGCCTGTCGTGGCGCTGGTGCCTGTACGTGAACCTGTTCATCGCGGCGGTCGCCTTCGTCGGCGGCATCGTCGTCCTGCGTGACGGGGATCGGCCGGCGCGAGTCAGACCCGACATCGCCGGCACGGTCACGGTGGTGCTGGGCTTGATCGGCATCGTCTACGGCCTCGGCACAGCCGAGCTTCACGGCTGGTCCGACCTCCGCACGATTGGGCCGGTCGTGGCGGGCAGCGCACTCATCGGCGCTTTCGTGGCCATCGAACGCCGCGCCGCGCACCTGCTGCTGCCGCTACGGGTGATCATGGACCGGACCCGCGGCGCGGCCTACCTCTCGCTCGGCATCTGCGGCACCGGCATGTTCGCCGTCTTCCTGTTCCTCACCTACCACCTGACCACCGCACTCGGCTTCACCCCGGTCCAGACCGGGCTGGCCTTTCTCCCGATGATCGCCTCGGTGATGGCCGGCGCGGTCTTCTCCGGCGCGGTTCTGTTGCCACGCACCGGACCCCGGCCGTTGGTCCCGATCGGCTGCGTGCTCGCGGCGATCGGCATGGTGATGCTCACCGGCTCCGGTTACGCCACCGGCATCCTGCCGGCACTACTGGTCACCGGCGTCGGCTTCGGGCTGATTTTCGGCCCGGTGCAGAACGCCGCGACCAGCGGGGTCGGCCCGCACGATGCCGGCGTGGCCGCCGCGCTGGTGACCACCGCCCAGCAGATCGGCGGCTCCATCGGCTTGGCGGTGTTCAGCTCGCTCGCCGGCGACCACGTCGTGTTCGGCATCACGGCCGTCGTCTTCCTGGTCAGCGCCGTCGTCGCCGCGACCGTCTTCCGCCCCGGACCGTTGCCCGTCAACGACATGGCGTGA
- a CDS encoding cation acetate symporter, which produces MSTFLLADGTATGNPLVNVSVFIVFAAITLYIVYRVSSANATASDYYAAGGGFTGAQNGIALSGDFLSAASFLGIAGGIAVHGYDGFLYSVGWVVAWLVGLLLIAEMLRNTGRFTIGDVMAYRMRARPVRAAAAISTLVISFFYMLAQMAGAGGLVALLLGIHDRAGQSLLIVVVGAIMIFYVLVGGMKGTTWVQIIKAVFLLLCCTLISVFLLGKFGFDFSAILDKATQNNKLGTAILGPGAQYGKNELDFVSLALTLVLGICSLPHVLMRFYTVPDAKQARRSMVWAIWTVFVFYLCTLVIGYGAAALVGTDTILHAPGGENSAAPLLAFRIGGTVLLGVVSAAAFATILAVVAGLTLASSASFAHDVYANIIKRGHADPRREVRVARLTALVVGFFAIIGGIAANGQNVAFLVSLALALAASANLSTILFSLFWKRFNTTGTLFSIYGGLGACLVLIIFSPVLSGAPTSLIPSADFHWFPLSNPGIVSIPFSFVCGIVGTFLGGRKGDPNKQAEMEVRALTGIGVRT; this is translated from the coding sequence GTGAGCACGTTCCTTCTCGCGGACGGGACCGCCACCGGCAACCCGTTGGTCAACGTCAGCGTGTTCATCGTGTTCGCGGCGATCACGCTCTACATCGTCTACCGGGTCAGCAGCGCCAACGCGACCGCGTCGGACTACTACGCCGCCGGCGGCGGGTTCACCGGGGCGCAGAACGGGATCGCGCTGTCCGGCGACTTCCTGTCGGCCGCCTCGTTCCTCGGCATCGCCGGCGGCATCGCGGTGCACGGCTACGACGGCTTCCTGTACTCGGTCGGCTGGGTGGTGGCCTGGCTGGTCGGGCTGCTGCTGATCGCCGAGATGCTGCGCAACACCGGCCGGTTCACCATCGGCGACGTGATGGCCTACCGGATGCGGGCCCGGCCGGTGCGCGCCGCGGCGGCCATCTCCACGCTGGTCATCTCGTTCTTCTACATGCTGGCCCAGATGGCCGGCGCCGGCGGCCTGGTCGCGCTGCTGCTGGGCATCCACGACCGGGCCGGGCAGTCGCTGCTGATCGTGGTGGTCGGCGCGATCATGATCTTCTACGTGCTGGTCGGCGGCATGAAGGGCACCACCTGGGTGCAGATCATCAAGGCCGTCTTCCTGCTGCTGTGCTGCACCCTGATCAGCGTGTTCCTGCTGGGCAAGTTCGGCTTCGACTTCTCGGCCATCCTGGACAAGGCCACCCAGAACAACAAGCTGGGCACCGCGATCCTCGGGCCGGGCGCGCAGTACGGCAAGAACGAGCTGGACTTCGTGTCCCTGGCGCTGACGCTGGTGCTGGGCATCTGCTCGCTGCCGCACGTGCTGATGCGCTTCTACACGGTGCCGGACGCCAAGCAGGCGCGGCGGTCGATGGTGTGGGCGATCTGGACCGTGTTCGTGTTCTACCTGTGCACGCTGGTGATCGGCTACGGCGCGGCCGCGCTGGTCGGCACCGACACCATCCTGCACGCGCCGGGCGGCGAGAACTCGGCCGCGCCGCTGCTGGCCTTCCGCATCGGCGGCACCGTCCTGCTCGGTGTGGTGTCCGCGGCCGCGTTCGCCACCATCCTCGCCGTGGTCGCCGGGCTGACGCTGGCCTCGTCGGCCTCGTTCGCGCACGACGTGTACGCCAACATCATCAAGCGCGGCCACGCCGACCCGCGGCGCGAGGTCCGGGTGGCCCGGCTGACCGCGCTGGTGGTCGGCTTCTTCGCCATCATCGGCGGCATCGCGGCCAACGGCCAGAACGTGGCCTTCCTGGTGTCGCTGGCGCTGGCGCTGGCCGCGTCGGCCAACCTGTCGACCATCCTGTTCTCGCTGTTCTGGAAGCGGTTCAACACCACCGGCACGCTGTTCAGCATCTACGGCGGCCTCGGCGCCTGCCTGGTGCTGATCATCTTCTCGCCGGTGCTGTCCGGGGCGCCGACCTCGCTGATCCCGTCGGCCGACTTCCACTGGTTCCCGCTGAGCAACCCGGGCATCGTGTCGATCCCGTTCTCGTTCGTGTGCGGGATCGTCGGCACGTTCCTGGGCGGCCGCAAGGGCGACCCGAACAAGCAGGCCGAGATGGAGGTCCGGGCGCTGACCGGCATCGGCGTCCGAACCTGA
- a CDS encoding DUF485 domain-containing protein gives MTTASTTGRHAALEPEQPAFGGRPAGPQRPDFEAIQDSPEFAELRHRLRRFIFPMTALFLVWYLTYVLLSAYAHEFMATQVFGLVNVGLLLGLAQFVSTVLITLAYNRFARRRIDPQVALIRSQAGLETK, from the coding sequence GTGACCACAGCGTCGACGACGGGTCGGCACGCGGCGCTCGAACCGGAGCAGCCCGCGTTCGGCGGGCGCCCGGCCGGACCGCAGCGGCCGGACTTCGAGGCCATCCAGGACAGTCCGGAGTTCGCCGAGCTGCGCCACCGGCTGCGCCGCTTCATCTTCCCGATGACGGCGCTGTTCCTGGTCTGGTACCTCACCTATGTGCTCCTGTCGGCCTATGCCCACGAGTTCATGGCCACCCAGGTCTTCGGCCTGGTCAACGTCGGCCTGCTGCTCGGCCTGGCCCAGTTCGTCTCAACGGTGTTGATCACGTTGGCGTACAACAGGTTCGCCCGTCGGCGCATCGATCCGCAGGTCGCGCTGATCCGTTCGCAGGCCGGACTGGAGACCAAGTGA